A section of the bacterium genome encodes:
- a CDS encoding transpeptidase family protein: MSEKTRLKFVGFLFFFLIAGVLVRTFHFQVVSREPWSSMAPRQYQGRVKLMAHRGIIYDRHMNIMAMDLPIYSLAVDPSIIKDKQKAAFFLSKSLGLNEQECIDKMSSDGSKSFVYIKKDISEQEQIKLKNSGMQGLVFVRERKRVRPFGDLAIQTIGIVNNNRQGVGGVEQALNDWLEGRDGWAILQKDARNKKFTSIDYPAEQSKDGHHVVLTIDHAFQSIIEEEMKASVEKYNAKSGTAVLMDPLTGDILAISSVVGKYGNDKPKFNQFIRNRAIQDCFEPGSIFKVMTASAALQTGQFKVNTLIHCENGEYTLAGHKIHDHNESYAWLTLSQVLEKSSNIGIAKVGQKLGRKTLFRYIRDFGFGNRTGVDLPGEEPGILHPAYDWNEFEVATTSFGQGIAGTALQIADAVSAVANGGRLLKPLIWKKILDSSGKEVRTSETKVVRRVISEETAFKMRRILESVVKNGSGRAAGVEGVRVAGKTGTAQKSLPGMKGYVQGAYVSSFVGFWPADTPFFVLVIVFDEPKGSYWGSHTAAPVFSAIVSRLQGIAGPGRIPRLPQEKNKGRKRIDFASYTKELPLKADKISQKSRKAVSIHYLPDLTGFTVRDALEMLIDYKIKVKIEGCGVVLRQIPGPGNKVKKGMICRLICNTTL, from the coding sequence ATGAGTGAAAAGACACGTTTAAAATTTGTGGGATTCTTATTTTTTTTCCTGATAGCGGGAGTGCTCGTGCGGACTTTTCATTTTCAGGTTGTTTCACGCGAACCGTGGAGTTCAATGGCTCCCAGGCAATATCAGGGCAGAGTCAAACTAATGGCCCACAGAGGGATTATCTATGACAGGCATATGAACATTATGGCTATGGATCTTCCCATCTATTCACTTGCCGTAGATCCGTCTATTATAAAAGATAAACAAAAGGCGGCCTTTTTCCTTTCGAAATCTTTGGGGCTTAACGAGCAGGAGTGCATTGATAAAATGTCTTCAGATGGAAGTAAGTCCTTTGTTTACATAAAGAAAGATATTTCAGAACAAGAGCAGATAAAATTGAAGAATTCCGGCATGCAGGGGCTGGTTTTTGTCCGTGAAAGAAAACGTGTGCGGCCTTTTGGAGATCTTGCAATTCAGACTATCGGTATTGTTAACAATAACAGGCAGGGAGTAGGCGGAGTTGAACAGGCTTTGAACGATTGGCTTGAAGGGCGGGACGGCTGGGCTATACTTCAGAAAGATGCGCGTAATAAAAAATTCACAAGCATTGATTATCCTGCAGAGCAGTCAAAGGATGGGCATCATGTCGTGCTTACAATTGATCATGCTTTCCAGTCTATTATAGAAGAAGAGATGAAGGCCAGTGTTGAAAAGTACAATGCTAAAAGCGGCACAGCGGTTCTTATGGATCCGTTAACCGGTGATATTCTTGCAATATCTTCTGTAGTTGGGAAATACGGCAATGACAAGCCGAAGTTTAATCAGTTTATCAGAAACAGAGCTATTCAGGACTGTTTTGAGCCGGGGTCCATTTTTAAGGTTATGACTGCATCTGCAGCTTTGCAGACAGGCCAATTTAAAGTAAACACACTTATTCATTGTGAAAACGGAGAATATACACTTGCAGGGCATAAGATACACGATCATAATGAGTCCTATGCATGGCTGACTCTTTCGCAGGTACTTGAGAAATCATCAAATATCGGAATTGCAAAAGTGGGGCAGAAACTTGGCAGAAAGACACTGTTCAGGTATATCAGAGATTTTGGATTCGGAAACAGAACAGGCGTGGATCTTCCCGGCGAAGAGCCCGGAATACTTCATCCAGCTTACGACTGGAATGAATTTGAAGTTGCAACAACCTCCTTCGGACAGGGAATTGCCGGAACAGCTCTTCAGATTGCAGATGCAGTATCTGCAGTTGCTAACGGAGGCAGACTTTTAAAACCTCTTATCTGGAAAAAAATTCTGGACAGCAGCGGTAAAGAGGTGCGTACTTCCGAGACAAAGGTGGTCAGGCGTGTTATCTCTGAAGAGACTGCATTTAAAATGAGAAGAATTCTTGAATCTGTTGTAAAGAACGGCAGCGGCCGTGCAGCTGGAGTGGAAGGAGTCAGAGTTGCAGGTAAAACCGGTACTGCACAGAAATCTTTACCAGGTATGAAAGGTTACGTACAAGGCGCCTATGTGAGCTCATTTGTAGGATTTTGGCCTGCTGATACACCATTTTTTGTTCTCGTTATTGTTTTTGACGAGCCTAAGGGAAGTTACTGGGGCTCACATACTGCAGCTCCTGTATTTTCTGCAATAGTATCACGGCTACAGGGAATTGCAGGCCCGGGAAGAATTCCGCGTTTGCCTCAGGAAAAAAATAAGGGCAGAAAGAGGATTGATTTTGCATCTTACACAAAAGAGCTTCCTCTGAAGGCTGATAAAATATCACAAAAATCCCGCAAAGCCGTATCAATTCACTACCTGCCTGACCTTACGGGATTTACTGTGCGCGATGCTCTCGAAATGCTGATAGACTATAAAATAAAGGTAAAAATAGAGGGTTGTGGTGTTGTATTAAGGCAGATACCAGGGCCGGGCAATAAAGTTAAAAAGGGGATGATATGCCGGCTTATTTGCAATACCACTCTGTAA
- a CDS encoding UDP-N-acetylmuramoyl-L-alanyl-D-glutamate--2,6-diaminopimelate ligase has protein sequence MITKELKNLCMSADLPAEYDGTIEITGISCDSREVKPGYLFVAVRGLKTDGHLFIRKAVEKGAAAVIAEEFIENINAPLVLCENSRRVLSLLAKNFYGDPANSMKLIGVTGTNGKTTTTYFLESLFSEAGESVGVIGTLNYRWPGHEENAVRTTPDAVGLYRYLYEMKKSGVTLAVVEVSSHALEQYRVFGLSFTEAVFTNISHDHLDYHHTIDAYAVAKAKLFSMVDSDGKSIINYDDKFFMAMEAASSADVAGYGKSPEAKYQILSVTPFDRGTRFSLKTPDGIINLTIFVWGMFNVYNAAAAAAAGFEMGLSKENVIKGIASLKRVPGRMEGIRSADGRFRVIIDYAHTPDALQKVLECAREFTDRKLIVVFGCGGDRDREKRPEMGRAAYVFADEVFITTDNPRTEDPDEIINEIIAGVGKKNPQIHVISDREEAIKQAVASAGEGDTVVIAGKGHESYQIIGAKKIPFSDRKIAEKYLMQGHK, from the coding sequence ATGATAACAAAAGAGCTGAAAAATCTCTGTATGTCTGCTGATTTGCCGGCTGAATACGACGGTACAATTGAGATTACCGGTATAAGCTGTGATTCAAGAGAAGTTAAGCCGGGATATCTTTTTGTCGCTGTACGCGGTTTAAAAACCGACGGACATTTATTTATCAGGAAAGCTGTTGAAAAAGGCGCTGCTGCTGTAATCGCCGAAGAATTTATTGAAAATATTAATGCCCCTCTGGTTCTTTGTGAAAATTCACGCAGAGTGCTTTCTCTTCTTGCAAAGAATTTTTACGGAGACCCTGCAAACAGCATGAAGCTTATCGGGGTTACAGGCACTAACGGAAAGACAACTACAACTTATTTTCTTGAATCTCTCTTCAGTGAGGCGGGAGAGAGCGTGGGAGTAATAGGCACATTAAATTACAGGTGGCCGGGGCATGAGGAAAATGCAGTGCGAACCACTCCTGATGCAGTGGGCCTTTACAGATATCTATATGAAATGAAGAAAAGCGGTGTAACGCTTGCTGTTGTGGAAGTATCTTCCCATGCTCTTGAGCAGTACAGAGTATTCGGGCTCTCCTTTACTGAAGCTGTATTTACGAATATATCCCACGATCATCTTGATTACCATCACACTATTGATGCATATGCAGTGGCAAAGGCCAAACTTTTCTCAATGGTAGATTCTGACGGGAAAAGCATAATAAATTATGATGATAAATTTTTTATGGCTATGGAAGCAGCTTCTTCCGCGGATGTGGCAGGATACGGAAAATCTCCTGAAGCTAAGTATCAAATTTTATCTGTCACTCCGTTTGACAGAGGAACAAGGTTTTCTTTGAAAACCCCGGACGGAATTATCAATTTAACAATTTTTGTCTGGGGTATGTTCAATGTTTACAATGCAGCAGCAGCTGCTGCTGCAGGGTTTGAGATGGGATTGTCAAAAGAAAATGTGATTAAAGGAATAGCTTCCCTTAAAAGAGTTCCCGGCAGAATGGAAGGTATAAGATCAGCCGACGGAAGATTCAGGGTAATCATTGATTATGCCCACACTCCGGATGCTCTTCAGAAAGTACTTGAATGTGCCAGAGAATTCACAGATAGAAAGCTTATTGTGGTTTTCGGCTGCGGCGGTGACAGGGACAGGGAAAAGAGGCCTGAGATGGGAAGGGCGGCTTATGTTTTTGCTGATGAGGTCTTTATAACCACTGATAATCCGCGAACAGAGGACCCTGATGAAATTATTAATGAAATTATTGCAGGAGTGGGTAAAAAAAACCCGCAGATACATGTGATTTCTGACAGGGAAGAGGCAATAAAACAGGCAGTTGCATCAGCCGGAGAGGGAGATACTGTTGTTATTGCAGGTAAGGGGCACGAATCTTATCAGATTATCGGAGCAAAAAAAATTCCTTTCAGCGACAGAAAAATCGCAGAAAAATATTTAATGCAAGGGCATAAATAA